One window from the genome of Candidatus Manganitrophaceae bacterium encodes:
- a CDS encoding response regulator, with amino-acid sequence MRSRILIVDDNQDTLITCSAVLSKAGYLISTATDGFLAMRHLNEERMGLVLLDVSMPGMDGFDVCRAIKGNSDLYHIPVLFLSARVDPGSQAFGMSLGAADYLSKPIQPAEVLLKAKKYCLKDPPPSP; translated from the coding sequence TTGCGATCGAGGATTCTCATCGTTGACGACAACCAGGACACGTTGATCACCTGCTCAGCGGTCCTGAGCAAAGCCGGCTATCTGATCAGCACGGCAACAGATGGCTTTTTGGCGATGCGGCACCTGAATGAGGAGCGGATGGGGCTGGTCCTGCTGGATGTGTCGATGCCGGGGATGGATGGATTCGATGTCTGTCGGGCGATCAAGGGCAATTCAGATCTCTATCATATTCCGGTTCTATTTCTATCCGCCAGAGTGGACCCCGGTTCCCAAGCATTTGGGATGAGTCTGGGGGCAGCCGATTATTTAAGTAAGCCGATTCAACCGGCAGAGGTCCTCCTGAAAGCAAAAAAATATTGCTTAAAGGATCCGCCGCCCTCCCCATAA
- a CDS encoding response regulator, protein MKRILVIENDPFILMLLNDMLTRIGYCVTQTESGISGLEKIEREEFDAIILDIHLRDIDGRLVYEKVKTRSSSLASRVLFMTGDVGNPDTVSFIRKTGNLWLEKPFTVPQLKDILKRLFLEKES, encoded by the coding sequence ATGAAGCGAATCCTGGTCATTGAGAATGATCCGTTCATTTTAATGCTGTTGAACGATATGCTCACGCGAATCGGTTATTGCGTGACACAGACTGAATCGGGAATATCAGGGTTGGAGAAGATCGAAAGAGAGGAATTCGACGCCATTATATTGGACATCCATCTGCGTGATATCGATGGGAGGTTGGTTTATGAGAAGGTGAAGACGCGCTCTTCCAGCTTGGCCAGCCGAGTGTTATTCATGACGGGGGATGTTGGAAATCCGGACACCGTCTCGTTTATTAGAAAGACCGGAAACCTATGGCTTGAGAAGCCTTTTACCGTTCCACAGCTAAAAGATATTTTGAAGCGGCTCTTTCTGGAGAAGGAAAGCTGA
- a CDS encoding DnaJ domain-containing protein — translation MIDEDFSKKLQERKGRLKRRIFELNETIEIDLAFATDRDDARAFSFFTIEEKLLDFQILFQKILDQIDEATTLADLDRTVGRISYVEDRLDEAESQLYNRSRRRRRPFNLGDFFSQFSQQNGSGASAARGEISSLTEAYHILGIEEGTGMNDVTTAFRRYAKEYHPDARGGDRSAESELRRVVEAYQMIKQHLADP, via the coding sequence ATGATCGATGAAGATTTCTCCAAAAAGCTACAAGAGCGAAAAGGGCGTCTCAAGCGGCGCATCTTCGAGCTGAACGAAACGATCGAGATCGACCTCGCTTTCGCAACTGACCGCGACGACGCCCGTGCCTTCTCCTTCTTCACCATCGAAGAAAAGCTCCTCGATTTTCAAATCCTCTTTCAAAAAATATTGGATCAGATAGACGAAGCCACCACGCTGGCCGACCTTGATCGGACCGTCGGACGGATCTCTTACGTGGAAGACCGTCTTGACGAAGCAGAAAGCCAACTCTATAATCGGTCCCGGAGAAGACGCCGTCCCTTTAATCTCGGAGATTTTTTCAGTCAGTTCAGCCAACAGAATGGATCGGGCGCCTCCGCTGCCCGAGGAGAGATCTCTTCGTTGACCGAGGCTTACCACATCCTCGGCATTGAAGAAGGGACGGGAATGAATGACGTGACCACCGCGTTTCGCCGCTATGCGAAGGAGTATCATCCCGATGCCCGCGGAGGCGATCGGAGCGCGGAATCCGAGCTTCGAAGGGTCGTCGAAGCCTATCAGATGATTAAACAGCACCTCGCCGATCCCTAG
- the lexA gene encoding transcriptional repressor LexA, which yields MPTLPLTSRQTEILDLIERAVQEQGYPPTLREIAGGLGLSGTRAVEKHLSELIRKGHLRKGPGRRTLEVISRTLKVKAEAKRPGRLIPILGRVAAGQPILAEENLLGHLTVDPSLVRSKEAFLLKVNGESMKEAGIFEGDYVLVKPQSDADSGEIVVAMTEGEATVKRLIKKKGSLVLKPENAAFKPIVITEKDLTFQILGKVVSLIRPTL from the coding sequence ATGCCTACCTTACCACTGACTTCCAGACAAACAGAGATCCTCGACCTGATCGAGCGGGCCGTACAAGAACAGGGCTATCCACCGACCTTGCGGGAGATCGCAGGCGGCCTCGGATTATCCGGCACCCGCGCGGTCGAGAAACATCTCTCGGAATTAATTCGAAAGGGCCACCTTCGAAAAGGCCCCGGCCGCCGAACCCTGGAGGTCATCTCTCGAACCCTTAAAGTGAAAGCAGAAGCAAAGCGACCCGGTCGATTGATTCCGATCCTGGGTCGGGTCGCCGCGGGCCAGCCCATTCTTGCTGAGGAGAACCTGCTCGGTCATCTGACGGTCGATCCCTCTTTGGTGCGAAGCAAGGAGGCCTTCTTACTCAAAGTCAACGGAGAGAGCATGAAGGAGGCCGGCATCTTCGAGGGGGATTATGTGTTGGTCAAGCCCCAGTCCGATGCCGACTCCGGCGAGATCGTCGTGGCGATGACCGAAGGGGAAGCCACCGTTAAACGGCTGATCAAGAAAAAAGGAAGCCTCGTTTTAAAACCTGAGAACGCGGCCTTTAAACCGATTGTCATCACCGAAAAAGATCTGACCTTTCAGATCCTGGGGAAGGTCGTCAGCTTGATTCGTCCAACCCTCTGA
- a CDS encoding DUF2155 domain-containing protein, with protein MTRKEIVLLLSALLLFAACNKKESNYMGESAPAAPQAQQVQQGQPTPRGQHPTTERPSDVPDLSNAQIVVPEMVKGKWKAVKLMVEDKKTSQISEHVVNIGSEYTLPDSEVKIKVGDFLPDLIIQGTVFTSVTNELKNPAVRVVISENGKELFRGWLFSLFPTMHPFQHPRFAVTLKDVVSA; from the coding sequence ATGACGCGGAAAGAGATCGTCTTGCTTCTCAGTGCCCTGTTGTTATTCGCTGCATGTAATAAGAAGGAATCGAATTATATGGGAGAGTCTGCCCCGGCGGCTCCCCAGGCCCAGCAGGTCCAACAGGGTCAACCGACGCCAAGAGGCCAGCACCCCACGACGGAGCGGCCTTCCGATGTTCCCGATCTGAGCAACGCCCAGATCGTTGTTCCGGAGATGGTCAAGGGAAAGTGGAAAGCGGTCAAGCTGATGGTCGAAGATAAGAAGACCAGCCAAATTTCCGAGCATGTCGTTAACATCGGGTCGGAATATACCCTTCCCGATTCGGAGGTCAAGATCAAGGTCGGCGATTTCCTGCCTGATCTCATTATTCAGGGAACGGTGTTTACCTCGGTGACGAATGAGCTGAAGAACCCCGCGGTCCGCGTTGTCATCTCAGAGAATGGAAAAGAGTTGTTTAGAGGGTGGCTCTTCTCCCTTTTTCCGACGATGCATCCCTTTCAACACCCCCGCTTTGCCGTCACCCTGAAGGATGTGGTTTCGGCCTAA
- a CDS encoding pyrimidine/purine nucleoside phosphorylase: MSEFKNITVKKAANIFFDGKVTSRTVFFPDGSRKTLGIMQPGEFEFKIGDSEIMEILSGNLEVLLEGEKGWKPIKGGEQFTVAAHTTFKLKVYSLTDYCCSFIKS; this comes from the coding sequence ATGAGCGAATTCAAGAATATAACGGTGAAAAAAGCGGCGAACATCTTCTTTGACGGAAAGGTCACAAGCCGGACGGTTTTCTTCCCGGACGGGAGCCGCAAAACCTTGGGCATCATGCAGCCGGGCGAATTTGAATTTAAGATCGGCGACTCGGAAATCATGGAAATACTCTCCGGAAATCTGGAGGTGCTGCTCGAAGGAGAGAAGGGATGGAAGCCGATCAAAGGGGGAGAGCAATTCACCGTTGCGGCGCACACCACGTTTAAGCTGAAGGTCTACTCCCTGACCGACTACTGCTGCAGTTTTATCAAGAGCTAG
- the serS gene encoding serine--tRNA ligase, whose protein sequence is MLDIKLLRENLEEVRKRLADRQIDLSFDTWIESDQRQRALKTKIETLKARKNKANDEIARSKREGKPIAPILEEMKQVAQEIEQLEVDQKKIEEALGPFLLMLPNLPHPSVPVGKDEKDNQEVRRWGTPPHFSFSPKPHWEIGESLGILDFERGAKITGARFTLYKGAAARLERALINFMLDLHTREHGYQEVLPPVIVNRESMTATGQLPKFEEDLFRLKDEDYFLIPTAEVPVTNIFRGEILTEADLPISYAAYTLCFRREAGSYGKDTRGLIRQHQFNKVELVKFAKPDDSYDHLERLLKDAETVLQRLALPYRVMALSTGDMGFAAAKTYDIEVWIPSQQTYREISSCSNFESFQARRADIRYRTAGGKVQYVHTLNGSGLAVGRTLVAILENYQQEEGSVLIPEALRPYMDGMTKIDKPRAA, encoded by the coding sequence ATGCTCGATATTAAGCTGCTCAGAGAGAACCTAGAAGAGGTCCGAAAGCGGTTGGCCGATCGCCAGATCGACCTCTCTTTTGATACCTGGATCGAGTCGGATCAGCGGCAGCGGGCGCTGAAAACAAAGATCGAAACTCTCAAGGCGCGGAAGAACAAGGCGAACGACGAAATCGCGCGCTCGAAGCGGGAAGGAAAGCCGATCGCCCCGATTCTGGAGGAGATGAAGCAGGTCGCCCAAGAGATCGAGCAACTCGAGGTCGATCAGAAAAAGATTGAGGAGGCGCTCGGCCCGTTTCTCCTGATGCTTCCGAACCTGCCCCATCCGTCGGTGCCGGTCGGGAAGGACGAAAAGGACAATCAGGAGGTTCGGCGTTGGGGAACCCCGCCGCACTTTTCATTTTCCCCGAAACCGCATTGGGAGATCGGCGAGTCGCTCGGCATCCTCGATTTCGAACGGGGCGCCAAAATCACCGGGGCGCGCTTTACCCTTTATAAGGGCGCGGCGGCGCGGCTGGAGCGGGCGCTGATTAATTTCATGCTCGATCTTCACACCCGCGAACATGGCTATCAGGAGGTGCTCCCGCCGGTGATCGTCAACCGGGAGAGCATGACCGCGACGGGGCAGCTCCCCAAGTTTGAAGAGGACCTCTTTCGCCTCAAGGATGAAGATTACTTCCTCATCCCGACGGCGGAGGTGCCGGTGACCAATATATTCCGGGGCGAGATTCTGACCGAAGCCGATCTGCCGATTTCATATGCCGCCTATACCCTTTGTTTTCGCAGAGAGGCCGGCTCGTATGGAAAAGACACCCGCGGTCTGATTCGCCAGCACCAGTTTAATAAGGTCGAATTGGTGAAATTTGCGAAGCCTGATGACTCGTACGATCATCTGGAGCGGCTTTTAAAGGATGCGGAAACCGTTCTGCAACGGCTGGCGCTTCCCTATCGGGTGATGGCCCTTTCCACCGGCGACATGGGATTCGCGGCGGCGAAGACGTATGATATTGAGGTCTGGATCCCCTCGCAGCAGACCTATCGGGAGATCTCCTCGTGCAGCAACTTCGAGTCCTTTCAGGCGAGACGGGCCGACATCCGATATCGAACCGCCGGCGGCAAGGTTCAGTACGTTCACACCCTCAACGGCTCCGGCCTGGCGGTGGGACGGACGCTGGTCGCCATCCTCGAAAACTATCAGCAAGAAGAGGGCTCGGTGCTGATTCCGGAAGCGCTGCGTCCCTATATGGACGGGATGACAAAGATCGATAAGCCAAGGGCTGCTTAA
- the metH gene encoding methionine synthase has product MKALLRERILVLDGAMGTMIQARDLTAADFGGPELEGCNEHLNLTRPDVIQSIHEAYYAAGADIVETNTFGGTGIVLAEYGLQDKVIEINRAGAQVAKAAAKRYSTAAKPRFVAASMGPTTKAITVTGGVTFDQLVEAFALQTKGLIEGGVDLLLLETAQDTINLKAAAIGILQAQKETGVEVPIMISATIERTGTMLAGQGVESLYTSLEHLPILSIGLNCATGPEFMTDHIRSLSNMATCLVSVYPNAGLPNEEGKYEETPESLAGKLSRFVDEGWVNLIGGCCGTTPAHITAIAKMVEGRQPRVPKNTLKPAASGIDFLQIEEDNRPIIVGERTNVIGSRKFKELIIDGKIEEGAEIGRAQVRNGAQVIDVCMANPDRNELADMEMFLQILNKKVKAPIMIDSTDHEVIESALKLCQGKCIINSMNLEDGEERFERIVPLLKKYGGAVVVGCIDEDPIQGMGVTRQRKLEIAKRSYNLLVHKYGLPPRDLIFDALVFPVGTGDVNYIGSAPETIEGIRMIKEAFPEVKTILGVSNVSFGLPTAGREILNSVFLYHTVKAGLDYAIVNAEKLERYPSIPEEERRLAEDLIFWRGDDPIAAFAAHFKDKKGIAKKTRTDLPLNERLGRYIVEGSKEGLIDDLDLKLKEATPLEVINGPLMTGMDEVGRLFNNNELIVAEVLQSAEAMKTAVRHLEQFMEKNDASSRGKILLATVKGDVHDIGKNLVEIILSNNGYNVINLGIKVPPETLIEAIRKERPDMVGLSGLLVKSAQQMVITAQDFKTAGVGVPILVGGAALTKRFTDTKIAAEYPGPVFYAKDAMNGLDLANQWADKGQRPALLKKTETERAAMVKIADGMEKKPAPAPDARTRSNVRRDAPLPKAPDFDHHLIQEGPLQEIFSYINPSMLYGKHLGLKGNLERLLADRDERAEKLHASVVAMQEEILAKRILTAQGIYRYLPCRSRGDDLLIYDPADPTRLLETFTFPRQPAGERLCLSDYCRDVESSEIDSVALFVVTLGKGVRTLSTQWKEAGEYLRSHMLQAIAIEGAEGFAEWVHQKIRKDWGIPDPPERTIHEVLKNRYRGIRVSFGYPACPNLTDQRKLFRLLDATAKIGVELTDGDMMDPEASVSALVFHHPEAKYFRTDT; this is encoded by the coding sequence ATGAAAGCGTTATTGCGCGAGCGGATTTTGGTATTGGACGGGGCGATGGGAACGATGATCCAGGCGAGAGACCTCACCGCCGCCGATTTTGGAGGGCCGGAGCTCGAAGGGTGCAACGAGCATTTGAATTTGACCCGCCCCGATGTCATCCAATCGATCCACGAAGCCTATTATGCCGCCGGGGCCGACATCGTCGAGACGAACACCTTCGGCGGAACCGGCATCGTCTTGGCCGAATATGGGCTCCAGGACAAAGTGATTGAGATCAATCGCGCGGGAGCGCAGGTCGCAAAAGCGGCCGCAAAGAGATATTCGACCGCCGCCAAGCCCCGGTTCGTCGCCGCCTCGATGGGACCGACGACCAAGGCGATCACCGTCACCGGCGGGGTGACATTCGATCAATTGGTCGAAGCCTTTGCGCTGCAGACGAAAGGACTCATCGAAGGGGGGGTCGATCTGCTGCTGCTGGAGACCGCCCAGGACACGATTAACCTGAAAGCCGCCGCCATCGGAATTCTCCAGGCCCAGAAAGAGACCGGGGTGGAGGTTCCGATTATGATCTCGGCGACGATTGAGCGGACCGGAACGATGCTCGCCGGCCAAGGGGTCGAGTCGCTCTACACCTCGCTGGAGCACCTCCCCATTCTTTCGATCGGGCTGAATTGCGCCACCGGGCCGGAGTTCATGACCGACCACATCCGCTCGCTTTCGAACATGGCGACCTGCCTCGTGTCGGTCTATCCGAACGCGGGGCTGCCGAACGAAGAGGGAAAGTACGAGGAGACCCCCGAATCGCTCGCCGGAAAACTCTCCCGGTTTGTCGATGAAGGATGGGTGAATCTCATCGGCGGCTGCTGCGGGACGACCCCGGCTCACATCACGGCGATTGCGAAGATGGTCGAAGGACGCCAACCGCGCGTTCCGAAGAACACGCTGAAACCGGCGGCCTCCGGAATCGATTTTCTTCAAATTGAAGAGGACAATCGTCCCATTATCGTCGGCGAGCGGACCAACGTGATCGGAAGCCGCAAATTCAAAGAGCTGATCATCGACGGAAAAATCGAGGAAGGGGCCGAGATCGGCCGGGCGCAGGTCCGAAACGGCGCGCAGGTAATCGACGTCTGCATGGCCAATCCCGATCGGAATGAATTGGCCGACATGGAGATGTTCCTCCAGATTCTGAACAAGAAGGTCAAAGCGCCGATCATGATCGACTCGACCGATCACGAAGTCATTGAGTCGGCGCTCAAACTCTGCCAGGGAAAGTGCATCATCAACTCAATGAATCTGGAAGATGGCGAGGAGCGCTTCGAACGGATCGTCCCATTGCTGAAGAAATATGGCGGCGCGGTGGTGGTCGGCTGCATCGATGAAGACCCGATCCAGGGGATGGGGGTCACCCGCCAGCGGAAGCTTGAGATCGCGAAGCGCTCTTATAACTTGCTTGTCCACAAATACGGCTTGCCCCCCCGCGATTTGATTTTTGACGCATTGGTCTTTCCGGTCGGAACAGGCGATGTAAACTATATCGGCTCGGCGCCCGAGACGATTGAAGGAATCCGAATGATCAAGGAGGCCTTCCCGGAGGTAAAGACGATCCTGGGGGTCAGCAATGTCTCATTTGGACTTCCGACCGCGGGACGCGAGATCCTCAACTCGGTCTTCCTCTATCACACCGTCAAGGCGGGGCTCGATTATGCCATCGTCAACGCCGAGAAGCTGGAGCGGTATCCTTCCATCCCGGAGGAGGAACGCCGGCTGGCCGAGGATCTCATCTTTTGGCGGGGAGACGATCCGATCGCCGCCTTTGCCGCCCACTTCAAGGATAAAAAGGGGATCGCCAAGAAGACCCGCACCGATCTTCCCCTCAACGAGCGGCTCGGCCGCTATATTGTCGAGGGCTCCAAGGAAGGGCTGATCGATGATCTGGATCTAAAGCTAAAAGAGGCGACCCCGCTCGAGGTCATCAACGGTCCGCTGATGACCGGCATGGATGAGGTGGGACGGCTTTTCAACAACAATGAGCTGATCGTTGCCGAAGTGCTGCAGTCGGCCGAAGCGATGAAGACCGCCGTGAGACATCTTGAGCAGTTCATGGAGAAAAACGACGCCTCGAGCCGGGGGAAAATCCTTCTTGCAACGGTGAAGGGGGATGTCCACGACATCGGGAAAAATCTGGTCGAAATTATTTTAAGCAACAACGGCTATAACGTCATCAATCTCGGAATCAAGGTTCCCCCCGAAACCTTGATTGAAGCAATCCGGAAAGAGCGGCCCGATATGGTCGGCCTCTCCGGGCTGTTGGTAAAGTCGGCCCAGCAGATGGTGATCACGGCGCAAGACTTCAAAACCGCCGGCGTCGGGGTGCCGATTTTGGTCGGCGGGGCGGCCCTCACCAAACGCTTTACCGACACGAAGATCGCCGCGGAGTACCCCGGACCGGTTTTCTACGCCAAAGACGCGATGAACGGGCTCGACCTGGCGAATCAATGGGCCGATAAAGGGCAGCGGCCGGCCCTCTTAAAGAAGACCGAGACGGAGCGCGCGGCGATGGTGAAGATCGCCGACGGGATGGAGAAGAAGCCGGCGCCCGCGCCGGATGCCCGGACCCGATCGAATGTCCGGCGTGATGCTCCCCTGCCGAAAGCGCCCGACTTCGATCACCATCTGATCCAGGAAGGACCGCTACAGGAGATCTTCTCCTACATCAACCCGTCGATGCTGTACGGAAAACATCTCGGCCTAAAGGGCAATCTGGAACGGCTCCTCGCCGACCGAGACGAGCGGGCCGAAAAACTCCACGCCTCCGTGGTGGCGATGCAGGAGGAGATCCTCGCAAAGCGCATCCTCACCGCCCAGGGGATCTACCGGTATCTCCCCTGCCGATCGCGCGGAGATGATCTGCTGATCTATGATCCTGCCGATCCGACCCGCCTGCTCGAGACCTTTACCTTCCCGCGGCAGCCGGCGGGCGAGCGGCTCTGCCTCTCCGACTACTGCCGGGATGTAGAATCAAGCGAGATCGACTCGGTCGCCCTCTTCGTCGTCACCCTTGGGAAGGGGGTCCGCACCCTCTCCACCCAGTGGAAGGAGGCGGGTGAGTATCTTCGGTCGCATATGCTCCAGGCGATTGCGATCGAGGGGGCGGAGGGATTCGCCGAGTGGGTGCACCAGAAAATTCGGAAGGACTGGGGCATTCCCGATCCACCGGAGCGGACGATTCATGAGGTCTTGAAGAACCGCTATCGTGGCATCCGGGTCAGCTTCGGCTATCCAGCCTGCCCGAACCTCACCGACCAGCGGAAACTCTTCCGATTGCTCGACGCCACCGCAAAGATCGGCGTGGAGCTGACCGACGGCGACATGATGGACCCGGAGGCATCGGTCTCCGCCCTCGTCTTCCACCATCCCGAGGCAAAATACTTTCGAACGGATACATAA
- a CDS encoding PilZ domain-containing protein: MHEDKRDGLRVPFAPIAIITRVNKNVSHAVRVRDLSIKGIGIYSNDVFQKDEQLLVELALPGEQDAEILMIPGEVAWLETLQGVTQYLIGIKFHLIPEFKEKLQSYIHSIEERLNYKELK; encoded by the coding sequence TTCGGGTACCTTTTGCGCCCATCGCCATTATCACGAGGGTAAATAAAAATGTCTCTCACGCCGTCAGAGTGCGCGATTTGAGTATAAAAGGAATCGGAATTTATTCCAATGACGTTTTTCAAAAAGACGAGCAGTTGCTCGTGGAGCTTGCACTCCCAGGCGAGCAAGACGCCGAAATTCTGATGATTCCGGGTGAAGTGGCCTGGCTTGAGACTCTCCAGGGGGTCACCCAATATCTGATCGGAATCAAGTTTCATCTTATACCGGAATTCAAAGAAAAGCTGCAATCGTACATTCATTCAATCGAAGAAAGACTAAACTATAAAGAGCTTAAATAG